From Cellulomonas fimi ATCC 484, a single genomic window includes:
- a CDS encoding PadR family transcriptional regulator — MAPRTRSNPLALAVLTLLWERPMHPYEMSMTLRERRKDETVRLNFGSLYSVVDGLEKRGLIEAASTEREGNRPPRTVYRITDAGATEAVDWLSDLVRTPVKEFPQFEAALSFLPLLAPDDVARLLRMRAASVRVTLTSLESTVADARAQGLPRIFALEAEYEMALLRAELDFVVALEAGIGDGSLEQVDLWRSLHDRADAAGRLDPDELADALAPYLSVQEDPPTTR, encoded by the coding sequence ATGGCACCGCGCACGCGCAGCAACCCCCTCGCGCTCGCCGTCCTCACGCTGCTGTGGGAGCGCCCGATGCACCCCTACGAGATGTCGATGACCCTCCGCGAGCGCCGCAAGGACGAGACCGTCCGGCTCAACTTCGGCTCGCTCTACTCGGTCGTCGACGGGCTCGAGAAGCGCGGGCTGATCGAGGCCGCGTCGACCGAGCGCGAGGGCAACAGGCCGCCGCGCACCGTGTACCGGATCACGGACGCCGGCGCGACCGAGGCCGTCGACTGGCTGAGCGACCTGGTCCGCACGCCGGTCAAGGAGTTCCCGCAGTTCGAGGCGGCCCTCTCCTTCCTCCCGCTGCTGGCGCCCGACGACGTCGCCCGGCTCCTGCGGATGCGCGCCGCGTCGGTGCGCGTCACGCTCACGTCGCTCGAGTCGACCGTCGCCGACGCGCGCGCGCAGGGCCTGCCGCGGATCTTCGCGCTCGAGGCCGAGTACGAGATGGCGCTGCTGCGCGCGGAGCTCGACTTCGTGGTCGCGCTCGAGGCCGGCATCGGCGACGGCTCGCTCGAGCAGGTCGATCTGTGGCGGTCGCTGCACGACCGGGCCGACGCCGCCGGGCGGCTCGACCCCGACGAGCTCGCCGACGCGCTCGCGCCCTACCTCTCCGTCCAGGAGGACCCGCCCACGACACGCTGA
- a CDS encoding ATP-binding cassette domain-containing protein produces MPTRTPSRSGAVEAVDLVKTYPGGRGRPDVTALDGLTLTVPGGTVHGLLGPNGAGKSTTTKVLTTLSRATSGTARVAGHDVVRDADDVRRAVGLVSQGTGADPLLTPRENLVMAARLRGANRADASARAAALLDRFRLGDAGDRRTGGLSGGTRRKLDVALGLVDAPRVLFLDEPTTGLDPEARAAMWDEIRRLAGEDALTVLLTTHYLEEADRLADGLSIVDRGRVVAAGTPDDLKATLAGDTLTVDLVEPAADEVRRAVAPVLDDVTVHVEGPTGRLVARTPDGPAVVGAVITALQHAGVRHGAVAVSRPTLDDVYLRYAGRSWSEVAR; encoded by the coding sequence ATGCCCACCCGCACCCCGTCGCGCTCCGGCGCGGTGGAGGCGGTCGACCTGGTCAAGACGTACCCGGGCGGCCGCGGCCGCCCGGACGTCACGGCACTCGACGGCCTCACCCTCACCGTCCCCGGCGGCACCGTCCACGGGCTGCTCGGCCCCAACGGCGCCGGCAAGTCGACCACCACCAAGGTCCTCACGACCCTGTCCCGCGCGACGTCCGGCACCGCGCGGGTCGCGGGGCACGACGTCGTCCGGGACGCCGACGACGTCCGCCGCGCCGTCGGCCTCGTCTCGCAGGGCACGGGCGCCGACCCGCTGCTCACGCCGCGCGAGAACCTCGTCATGGCTGCGCGCCTGCGCGGCGCGAACCGCGCGGACGCGAGCGCACGAGCCGCGGCGCTGCTCGACCGCTTCCGCCTGGGCGACGCGGGCGACCGCCGCACGGGCGGCCTGTCCGGCGGCACGCGCCGCAAGCTCGACGTCGCGCTCGGGCTCGTCGACGCGCCGCGCGTGCTGTTCCTCGACGAGCCGACGACAGGGCTCGACCCGGAGGCGCGCGCCGCGATGTGGGACGAGATCCGCCGGCTGGCCGGCGAGGACGCGCTGACGGTGCTGCTGACCACGCACTACCTGGAGGAGGCCGACCGGCTCGCGGACGGCCTGAGCATCGTCGACCGCGGCCGTGTCGTCGCCGCGGGCACGCCCGACGACCTCAAGGCGACCCTCGCGGGCGACACCCTCACGGTCGACCTCGTCGAGCCGGCCGCGGACGAGGTCCGCCGTGCCGTCGCGCCCGTGCTGGACGACGTCACCGTGCACGTCGAGGGCCCCACGGGCCGGCTCGTCGCGCGCACGCCGGACGGTCCCGCCGTCGTCGGCGCGGTCATCACGGCGCTGCAGCACGCCGGGGTCCGGCACGGCGCCGTCGCGGTCTCCCGCCCGACGCTCGACGACGTCTACCTGCGGTACGCGGGCCGGTCGTGGTCGGAGGTGGCCCGATGA
- a CDS encoding ABC transporter permease, whose amino-acid sequence MSAATLAPTRTTAPSARRAGRVAQTLVVCHRWVVGTVRQPWGLGVSVLQPLVWIVLFGNVFESVASVPGFGADDYLTFLVPGVLMMTVLYSGAWAGTGFIDDIRSGVMDRLLTSPVRRSALVLGQLLQQLLVTGVQGVVVLAIAAAAGARFDGGLLGLAVALAASLLLAAAFCSLSAAVALLARDQTALIGISTTIVLPATFVSTALMPTAVLPSWVESAARYNPLTWATEIARTAMSPAVDWGLVGTRAALLTVLATAVAAWSVGAMRRYQRSL is encoded by the coding sequence ATGAGCGCCGCCACGCTCGCGCCGACGCGCACGACGGCACCGTCGGCCCGCCGCGCCGGCCGGGTCGCGCAGACGCTCGTGGTGTGCCACCGGTGGGTGGTCGGCACCGTCCGGCAGCCGTGGGGGCTCGGGGTGTCGGTGCTGCAGCCGCTCGTGTGGATCGTGCTGTTCGGCAACGTCTTCGAGTCCGTCGCGTCGGTCCCCGGCTTCGGCGCCGACGACTACCTGACGTTCCTCGTGCCGGGCGTCCTCATGATGACCGTCCTGTACTCCGGCGCGTGGGCCGGGACGGGGTTCATCGACGACATCCGCTCGGGCGTCATGGACCGCCTCCTCACGTCCCCGGTGCGCCGCTCGGCGCTCGTCCTGGGCCAGCTGCTCCAGCAGCTGCTGGTCACCGGGGTGCAGGGCGTGGTCGTGCTGGCCATCGCCGCGGCGGCAGGGGCCCGGTTCGACGGCGGGCTCCTCGGGCTGGCCGTCGCCCTGGCCGCGTCGCTGCTGCTCGCGGCGGCGTTCTGCTCGCTGTCCGCGGCGGTCGCGCTGCTCGCCCGGGACCAGACGGCCCTCATCGGCATCTCGACGACGATCGTCCTGCCGGCGACGTTCGTCTCGACCGCCCTCATGCCGACGGCCGTGCTGCCGTCCTGGGTGGAGTCGGCGGCGCGGTACAACCCGCTCACGTGGGCCACGGAGATCGCCCGCACGGCGATGTCGCCCGCCGTCGACTGGGGCCTCGTCGGGACGCGGGCCGCCCTGCTGACCGTCCTCGCCACGGCCGTCGCCGCGTGGTCGGTCGGCGCCATGCGCCGCTACCAGCGCTCGCTCTGA
- the map gene encoding type I methionyl aminopeptidase: MALKTPAQIDQMRPAGRFVAGVLSSLRDVARPGMTLNDLDAHAHRMIDAAGAHSVYLGYHPSFGAIPFPGVLCISVNDAALHGLPSDHVIEDGDVVSIDFAAQVEGWVCDSALTFQLGTQTPEAQRLIETTERALDAGIAAARVGRRMGDLSAAIGQVGRAAGYGINADFGGHGVGRTMHEEPHVANLGRPGTGLKLKAGLVVAIEPWFMAGGDDYVVDADGWTIRTADGSLAAHAEHTVALTADGPVVLTARD, from the coding sequence GTGGCTCTCAAGACCCCCGCCCAGATCGACCAGATGCGTCCGGCCGGACGGTTCGTCGCCGGCGTTCTCTCCTCGCTGCGGGACGTCGCCCGCCCGGGCATGACGCTCAACGACCTCGACGCGCACGCGCACCGCATGATCGACGCGGCCGGCGCACACTCCGTCTACCTGGGCTACCACCCGTCGTTCGGCGCGATCCCGTTCCCCGGGGTGCTGTGCATCTCCGTGAACGACGCGGCGCTGCACGGCCTGCCGTCCGACCACGTGATCGAGGACGGCGACGTGGTGAGCATCGACTTCGCCGCGCAGGTCGAGGGGTGGGTGTGCGACTCGGCGCTCACGTTCCAGCTCGGCACGCAGACGCCCGAGGCGCAGCGGCTCATCGAGACGACCGAGCGCGCGCTCGACGCGGGCATCGCGGCCGCGCGCGTCGGCCGGCGGATGGGCGACCTGTCCGCCGCGATCGGGCAGGTCGGGCGGGCCGCGGGGTACGGGATCAACGCGGACTTCGGCGGGCACGGCGTGGGGCGGACGATGCACGAGGAGCCGCACGTCGCGAACCTCGGGAGGCCGGGCACGGGGCTCAAGCTCAAGGCCGGGCTGGTCGTCGCGATCGAGCCGTGGTTCATGGCCGGCGGCGACGACTACGTGGTGGACGCCGACGGGTGGACGATCCGCACCGCGGACGGGTCGCTCGCGGCGCACGCGGAGCACACGGTCGCGCTCACGGCCGACGGCCCCGTGGTGCTGACGGCCCGCGACTGA
- a CDS encoding CHAT domain-containing protein has protein sequence MSTSLEVPPTGAPSGSTVAPVVDLDVRVVPDGTAHRALVACDELGLATTRPFVPPLTPTGIDALAEELDVARRQTRPGPQSAAVTRRLDALGTALFGALLDDEARDLFVRTRERAAHDGRSVRVRLQLDDAPDVARLPWELMQHDRTVLVHSDGVHVVRYPDATTPVEAAPLDGPLRVLVVAASPSGLAPLDVDREVDALGTALAPLGERVEVHRLAPPTLDALRRELDDRWHVLHVVGHGGVDADGGVLALEAADGTADVVDARTLADLLLAAPRLRVAVLNGCSTGAVTTQQPKAGSAHQLVRAGVPVAVAMQLPVTDRAAHVVAATLYEQLAAGRFVEQAVTAARRALLPGTEWVAPVLYTRTSPRVFVAPAPVRAVRPRDRVPAGVVPGADVLQPRWSAVREVAAWLDAPARPLLLTGEPGAGTSVLAGWLAGAGSGAHDGAPAGAVDALEALRDAWSAVHVEPPGGTGTTVDVRAVVRSLAEQLAGTVPGWRSARADAAGAYGLAHLPPEQLFTVLVGDPLRAALAAAPGTPVRVLVDGLDAAAVAPVLRLGAVEGVRVLVASTDVDVAAALDAAGASRVDLAAPERRAVVDADVAAYLRRRLATTEHDETIVDALVARAGGNFLVARHAADEVLARPGAAVADLRLPPGAGPSAGRHLRATLVAAYGATWREPWTASVEPLLAHLVVARGPVPLPALVRWLGSTLPRVAVTVDGLAGLVVTDAAGCRLAHDSLVPALREPTTPEGALNALLVDEPAAHRRVVADAIALTPADLAHPADAGSAYALVHAPGHLAELPPDAALLAGLTARALEPRWVTALVAAVADPLLLGLPYRDLVALHLRAGDTAAVERVVRFLAAADVPLLRGAVFDVLATYVQHDTVAAGAFLVALALGDDPELQRIALHATCLLPAAAQADVFARVVSAPARTEAQAVAAAFALYSNGTSDPQHLIADVLTTLLSGLRLLPPDRRTRPLVSFFSQVTVTNYVNGCADAQVVRVTGDLWRRLLVDRLRVDRPVWGAAVRRLVVDGLVARRVGRRVLRLFTPPGDPDGPVELGRGRPEEASARRVVPALDPEADLAARTDDLRALLASGTTMFRVLAALAVAVHGLRDPAATEALVDTLVADGDARTRRALLVAHAVVAPTPPSWVPLLERLTRAVATGPHDDHTASGPLGGRHLVFVPLVLACATTGTPTTVLDAWLAPDADPGWRECCLRGLGAVGLYHPDVVLGTLERVDAAGTLPLADAVPALALMAGLHPMRTRTWLLRAGRRDVLDAVFGATDPEESREHLELLGMYNAAVHACATSPQVRARLVTEMFDAFLECRTGRAWSRRFGAAGVALLREAHWDVTALTPTADA, from the coding sequence ATGTCGACGAGCCTGGAGGTGCCCCCGACGGGTGCCCCGTCGGGCTCCACGGTCGCGCCCGTCGTCGACCTCGACGTCCGGGTCGTGCCCGACGGCACCGCGCACCGGGCGCTCGTCGCGTGCGACGAGCTCGGCCTGGCGACCACCCGCCCGTTCGTGCCGCCGCTCACGCCCACGGGCATCGACGCCCTCGCCGAGGAGCTCGACGTGGCCCGCCGGCAGACGCGCCCCGGGCCGCAGTCGGCGGCCGTCACACGGCGGCTCGACGCGCTGGGCACGGCGCTGTTCGGCGCGCTGCTCGACGACGAGGCGCGCGACCTGTTCGTCCGCACACGGGAGCGGGCCGCGCACGACGGGCGGTCGGTGCGGGTGCGGCTGCAGCTCGACGACGCCCCCGACGTCGCCCGCCTGCCGTGGGAGCTCATGCAGCACGACCGCACGGTGCTCGTCCACAGCGACGGCGTGCACGTGGTGCGGTACCCCGACGCGACGACGCCCGTCGAGGCCGCCCCGCTGGACGGGCCGCTGCGCGTGCTCGTCGTCGCCGCGTCCCCGTCGGGGCTCGCACCCCTCGACGTGGACCGCGAGGTCGACGCCCTGGGGACCGCGCTGGCGCCCCTGGGTGAGCGGGTCGAGGTGCACCGTCTCGCACCGCCCACGCTCGACGCGCTGCGGCGCGAGCTCGACGACCGGTGGCACGTGCTGCACGTCGTCGGGCACGGCGGCGTCGACGCCGACGGGGGAGTGCTCGCGCTGGAGGCCGCCGACGGCACCGCGGACGTGGTCGACGCGCGCACGCTCGCCGACCTGCTGCTCGCGGCACCGCGGCTGCGGGTCGCGGTCCTCAACGGGTGCAGCACGGGCGCGGTGACGACGCAGCAGCCGAAGGCGGGGTCGGCGCACCAGCTCGTGCGCGCCGGTGTGCCCGTCGCGGTGGCCATGCAGCTCCCGGTGACGGACCGGGCGGCGCACGTCGTCGCGGCGACCCTGTACGAGCAGCTGGCCGCGGGACGGTTCGTCGAGCAGGCCGTGACCGCGGCGCGGCGTGCGCTGCTGCCCGGCACCGAGTGGGTCGCGCCCGTGCTCTACACGCGCACCTCGCCCCGCGTGTTCGTGGCGCCCGCGCCGGTGCGGGCGGTCCGGCCGCGCGACCGCGTCCCCGCGGGCGTGGTGCCGGGCGCGGACGTGCTGCAGCCGCGCTGGTCGGCGGTCCGTGAGGTCGCCGCCTGGCTCGACGCGCCCGCCCGCCCTCTGCTGCTCACGGGCGAGCCGGGGGCGGGTACCTCGGTGCTCGCCGGGTGGCTCGCGGGTGCCGGGTCGGGCGCGCACGACGGCGCCCCGGCCGGAGCGGTGGACGCGCTGGAGGCCCTGCGGGACGCGTGGTCCGCGGTGCACGTGGAGCCTCCGGGCGGGACGGGCACGACGGTCGACGTGCGGGCCGTCGTGCGCTCGCTCGCCGAGCAGCTCGCCGGCACCGTCCCGGGGTGGCGGTCCGCGCGCGCCGACGCCGCGGGCGCGTACGGCCTCGCGCACCTGCCCCCCGAGCAGCTCTTCACGGTCCTCGTCGGAGACCCGCTCCGGGCCGCGCTCGCCGCGGCACCGGGCACGCCGGTGCGCGTGCTCGTCGACGGCCTCGACGCCGCGGCCGTCGCGCCCGTGCTGCGGCTGGGAGCCGTCGAGGGCGTCCGGGTGCTCGTCGCGAGCACGGACGTCGACGTCGCGGCCGCGCTCGACGCCGCCGGGGCGTCGCGCGTGGACCTCGCGGCACCGGAGCGCCGGGCCGTGGTCGACGCGGACGTCGCCGCCTACCTGCGCCGCCGCCTCGCGACGACCGAGCACGACGAGACGATCGTCGACGCGCTCGTCGCCCGGGCCGGCGGGAACTTCCTCGTCGCGCGGCACGCGGCCGACGAGGTCCTGGCCCGCCCCGGTGCGGCCGTCGCGGACCTGCGCCTGCCGCCCGGCGCTGGCCCGTCGGCCGGGCGCCACCTGCGGGCGACGCTCGTGGCGGCGTACGGCGCGACGTGGCGCGAGCCGTGGACCGCGAGCGTCGAGCCCCTGCTCGCGCACCTGGTCGTGGCCCGCGGACCCGTCCCGCTGCCGGCCCTCGTGCGCTGGCTGGGCAGCACGCTGCCGCGCGTCGCGGTGACCGTCGACGGCCTGGCGGGCCTGGTGGTGACCGACGCGGCGGGCTGCCGCCTCGCGCACGACTCCCTCGTGCCCGCGCTGCGCGAGCCCACGACCCCGGAGGGGGCGCTCAACGCCCTGCTGGTCGACGAGCCGGCCGCGCACCGCCGGGTCGTCGCCGACGCGATCGCGCTCACCCCCGCCGACCTCGCCCACCCCGCCGACGCGGGGTCCGCCTACGCGCTGGTCCACGCCCCCGGCCACCTCGCCGAGCTGCCACCCGACGCGGCCCTCCTGGCGGGGCTCACGGCGCGCGCGCTCGAGCCGCGCTGGGTGACGGCGCTGGTCGCGGCGGTCGCCGACCCCCTGCTGCTCGGCCTGCCGTACCGCGACCTGGTCGCGCTGCACCTGCGGGCCGGGGACACCGCAGCCGTCGAGCGCGTCGTGCGGTTCCTCGCCGCCGCCGACGTGCCGCTGCTGCGCGGCGCGGTGTTCGACGTCCTCGCGACGTACGTCCAGCACGACACGGTCGCCGCGGGGGCGTTCCTCGTCGCGCTCGCGCTCGGTGACGACCCCGAGCTGCAGCGCATCGCCCTGCACGCGACGTGCCTGCTGCCCGCGGCCGCGCAGGCCGACGTGTTCGCGCGCGTGGTGAGCGCACCCGCGCGCACCGAGGCGCAGGCCGTGGCCGCCGCGTTCGCGCTGTACTCCAACGGCACGTCCGACCCGCAGCACCTCATCGCCGACGTCCTCACGACGCTCCTGTCGGGCCTGCGCCTGCTGCCGCCCGACCGTCGCACGCGGCCCCTGGTCTCCTTCTTCTCGCAGGTCACCGTGACGAACTACGTCAACGGCTGCGCGGACGCGCAGGTCGTGCGCGTCACGGGTGACCTGTGGCGCCGGCTCCTCGTGGACCGGCTGCGCGTGGACCGCCCGGTGTGGGGGGCGGCCGTGCGGCGGCTCGTGGTCGACGGGCTCGTCGCCCGCCGGGTGGGCCGGCGCGTGCTGCGCCTGTTCACCCCTCCCGGCGACCCCGACGGTCCGGTGGAGCTCGGCCGTGGGCGCCCCGAGGAGGCCTCCGCGCGTCGCGTCGTCCCCGCGCTAGACCCCGAGGCCGACCTCGCCGCGCGCACCGACGACCTGCGTGCCCTGCTCGCGTCGGGGACCACGATGTTCCGCGTGCTCGCCGCGCTCGCGGTCGCCGTGCACGGCCTGCGTGACCCCGCGGCCACGGAGGCCCTCGTCGACACGCTCGTCGCCGACGGGGACGCGCGCACGCGCCGGGCGCTGCTCGTCGCGCACGCCGTCGTCGCCCCGACGCCGCCGTCGTGGGTGCCGCTGCTCGAACGCCTGACGCGCGCGGTCGCGACGGGACCGCACGACGACCACACCGCGTCCGGCCCGCTCGGCGGCCGGCACCTCGTCTTCGTCCCGCTCGTCCTGGCGTGCGCCACCACGGGCACGCCGACGACGGTCCTCGACGCGTGGCTCGCCCCCGACGCCGACCCGGGCTGGCGGGAGTGCTGCCTGCGCGGGCTCGGGGCGGTCGGGCTGTACCACCCGGACGTCGTGCTCGGCACGCTCGAGCGCGTGGACGCGGCCGGGACGCTGCCGCTCGCGGACGCGGTCCCCGCGCTGGCCCTCATGGCCGGCCTGCACCCGATGCGCACCCGCACGTGGCTCCTGCGAGCAGGACGGCGGGACGTCCTCGACGCGGTGTTCGGCGCGACCGACCCCGAGGAGAGCCGCGAGCACCTCGAGCTCCTCGGCATGTACAACGCCGCGGTGCACGCGTGCGCGACGTCGCCGCAGGTCCGCGCACGCCTCGTGACGGAGATGTTCGACGCGTTCCTCGAGTGCCGGACCGGCCGTGCGTGGTCGCGCCGGTTCGGCGCCGCGGGCGTCGCGCTGCTGCGGGAGGCGCACTGGGACGTCACGGCGCTGACGCCCACCGCGGACGCCTGA
- a CDS encoding VanZ family protein, with product MFRQVPVLPVVVPLAAAVLAALLRSLRRSGRLSAPRAAVAVVLCVYVAGVVANTVFPVFLDKPVSTEPWSSHLALVPLADYDVADAVTNVVVFVPLGFLVPLLSARTSWRRAVATAAVVSLAIEVTQLVTAHLLGGGHVADVDDLLFNVLGGVLGCALFAALTRVPAAGALLDRFRWDDQPARFPKALSANPVK from the coding sequence GTGTTCCGTCAGGTCCCCGTGCTCCCGGTCGTCGTCCCGCTCGCCGCCGCGGTCCTCGCGGCGCTGCTGCGGAGCCTGCGCCGCAGCGGTCGGCTGTCGGCGCCCCGCGCCGCCGTGGCGGTCGTGCTGTGCGTCTACGTCGCCGGCGTGGTCGCGAACACCGTCTTCCCGGTCTTCCTCGACAAGCCCGTGAGCACAGAGCCGTGGAGCAGCCACCTCGCGCTCGTGCCGCTCGCGGACTACGACGTCGCGGACGCCGTCACGAACGTCGTGGTCTTCGTCCCGCTGGGGTTCCTCGTCCCGCTGCTGAGCGCGCGGACGTCGTGGCGGCGCGCCGTGGCGACCGCGGCGGTCGTCAGCCTGGCCATCGAGGTGACCCAGCTCGTCACGGCGCACCTGCTGGGCGGCGGCCACGTCGCCGACGTCGACGACCTGCTCTTCAACGTCCTCGGTGGCGTCCTCGGCTGCGCGCTGTTCGCGGCGCTCACCCGGGTGCCGGCCGCAGGAGCCCTCCTCGACCGGTTCCGCTGGGACGACCAGCCTGCCCGCTTCCCCAAGGCCCTCAGCGCGAACCCTGTGAAGTGA
- a CDS encoding alpha/beta fold hydrolase, which produces MTTRDWLDRTTYPWATRTLEVAGATVHLVEEGTGPTLLLLHGNPTWSYEWRDVIRHLRDDFRCVALDLPGLGLSTARPSFGGAPTDHARVVADVVAALDLRDWTLVAHDWGVPIGLAAAHRDPRRLGGLVVANSWAWPVDDDRHFTAFSRVMGGPLGRFGARHANLVVRAMLPLGHRRRRLTRAELRHYRAPLDTPDRRAATSRFAREIVASTDFLAGVARALPDLADVPSLLLWADRDIAFREAELARWRAELPHADLVRLPGTGHFVPSDAPADVAAAIRAWHPALRTPATTR; this is translated from the coding sequence GTGACGACGCGCGACTGGCTGGACCGCACCACGTACCCCTGGGCGACGCGCACCCTCGAGGTCGCGGGCGCCACGGTGCACCTCGTCGAGGAGGGCACCGGTCCGACGCTCCTGCTGCTGCACGGCAACCCGACGTGGTCGTACGAGTGGCGCGACGTGATCCGTCACCTGCGCGACGACTTCCGCTGCGTCGCTCTCGACCTCCCCGGCCTCGGCCTCAGCACCGCCCGGCCGTCGTTCGGCGGCGCGCCCACCGACCACGCGCGCGTCGTCGCCGACGTCGTCGCTGCGCTCGACCTGCGGGACTGGACGCTCGTCGCGCACGACTGGGGCGTGCCGATCGGGCTGGCCGCCGCGCACCGCGACCCCCGGCGGCTGGGCGGCCTCGTCGTCGCCAACAGCTGGGCGTGGCCCGTCGACGACGACCGCCACTTCACGGCGTTCTCCCGCGTGATGGGCGGACCCCTGGGGCGGTTCGGTGCCCGGCACGCGAACCTCGTGGTCCGCGCGATGCTCCCTCTCGGTCACCGCCGCCGTCGGCTCACGCGCGCCGAGCTCCGGCACTACCGTGCCCCGCTCGACACTCCCGACCGCCGTGCGGCCACGTCCCGCTTCGCGCGCGAGATCGTCGCGTCGACCGACTTCCTCGCGGGCGTCGCGCGCGCCCTCCCGGACCTGGCGGACGTGCCGTCGCTCCTGCTGTGGGCCGACCGCGACATCGCCTTCCGCGAGGCCGAGCTCGCCCGCTGGCGTGCCGAGCTCCCGCACGCCGACCTCGTCCGCCTCCCGGGCACGGGCCACTTCGTCCCGTCCGACGCCCCCGCCGACGTCGCCGCTGCGATCCGCGCCTGGCACCCCGCCCTGCGCACCCCCGCCACGACGAGGTGA
- a CDS encoding winged helix-turn-helix transcriptional regulator translates to MSTYGQFCGVARALDVVGERWTLLLVRELLVAPRRFTDLRDGLPGIAPNLLSRRLTALQDAGVVERRLADRGTVYALTPWGEELRGVVRELVRWAARSMAGGPAPDDAFHPEWLVVAMDALLDDVRTPRPVRVAVHVDGWWGTLDAGPDGVRVATGRPDDRPVDATVSAPGPLLLGVASGAVPFASLATAGLVSGDADAAQAVLAAHV, encoded by the coding sequence GTGTCCACGTACGGCCAGTTCTGCGGCGTGGCCCGCGCGCTCGACGTCGTCGGGGAGCGCTGGACGCTGCTGCTGGTCCGCGAGCTGCTCGTCGCACCACGACGCTTCACCGACCTGCGCGACGGGCTGCCGGGCATCGCCCCCAACCTCCTGAGCCGGCGCCTCACAGCCCTCCAGGACGCGGGCGTCGTCGAGCGCCGGCTGGCCGACCGCGGGACGGTCTACGCGCTGACGCCGTGGGGCGAGGAGCTGCGCGGCGTCGTCCGGGAGCTCGTCCGGTGGGCCGCCCGGTCGATGGCGGGCGGCCCGGCGCCCGACGACGCCTTCCACCCCGAGTGGCTCGTCGTCGCGATGGACGCGCTGCTCGACGACGTGCGGACGCCGCGGCCCGTGCGCGTCGCGGTCCACGTCGACGGCTGGTGGGGCACGCTCGACGCCGGGCCCGACGGCGTGCGCGTGGCCACCGGCCGGCCCGACGACCGACCCGTCGACGCCACGGTGAGCGCCCCCGGCCCTCTGCTCCTGGGCGTCGCCTCGGGGGCGGTCCCGTTCGCGTCGCTCGCGACGGCAGGGCTCGTCAGCGGCGACGCGGACGCGGCGCAGGCAGTCCTCGCAGCGCACGTCTGA
- a CDS encoding GatB/YqeY domain-containing protein, producing MSSTTLDRLTADLTTAMKARDAFRTGTLRQVVAAVRGEAKAGPVEKDLGEDDVLRVLAREVKKRRESAEIYTGAGADDRAANESAEADVIEEYLPKQLSDDELAALVRDAVAATGATTLRDMGAVMKEATARAGLSADGKKLSALVRTALAG from the coding sequence ATGAGCAGCACGACCCTCGACCGACTGACCGCCGACCTCACCACTGCCATGAAGGCCCGCGACGCGTTCCGCACCGGCACGCTGCGCCAGGTCGTCGCCGCCGTCCGCGGCGAGGCGAAGGCAGGGCCCGTCGAGAAGGACCTCGGCGAGGACGACGTGCTGCGCGTGCTGGCCCGCGAGGTGAAGAAGCGCCGGGAGAGCGCCGAGATCTACACCGGTGCGGGCGCCGACGACCGCGCGGCGAACGAGTCGGCCGAGGCCGACGTGATCGAGGAGTACCTGCCGAAGCAGCTCTCCGACGACGAGCTCGCCGCGCTGGTCCGCGACGCGGTCGCCGCGACGGGCGCCACGACCCTGCGCGACATGGGCGCCGTGATGAAGGAGGCCACGGCCCGCGCCGGCCTGAGCGCCGACGGCAAGAAGCTCTCCGCCCTCGTCCGCACCGCGCTCGCGGGCTGA
- a CDS encoding GTP pyrophosphokinase codes for MPDPTEVRALMTDLRRLVLTYKFGIDEVMTKISILREDFRLMRDYNPVEHVGSRLKSFESILAKCRRKGIPLTPEGIRGQMFDVAGVRVTCSFVSDIYRVRDMLVSQTDLTLLEERDYIAHPKPNGYQSLHLILQVPVFLSDRVEQVVVEVQLRTIAMDFWASLEHKIFYKYDRHVPQHLRDSLAQAADVAAALDATMERIHDEVKAIAEDDTGDAPEPLSPEEALLRGFWRTAEAAEADRHRGDS; via the coding sequence ATGCCCGACCCGACCGAGGTGCGCGCGCTCATGACCGACCTGCGACGGCTGGTCCTGACGTACAAGTTCGGGATCGACGAGGTCATGACGAAGATCTCGATCCTGCGCGAGGACTTCCGGCTGATGCGGGACTACAACCCGGTGGAGCACGTCGGGTCGCGGCTCAAGTCGTTCGAGTCGATCCTCGCCAAGTGCCGCCGCAAGGGCATCCCGCTGACGCCCGAGGGCATCCGCGGGCAGATGTTCGACGTCGCGGGCGTCCGGGTGACGTGCAGCTTCGTGTCGGACATCTACCGGGTGCGGGACATGCTCGTCTCGCAGACCGACCTCACGCTGCTCGAGGAGCGCGACTACATCGCGCACCCGAAGCCCAACGGGTACCAGTCGCTGCACCTCATCCTGCAGGTGCCGGTGTTCCTCTCGGACCGTGTGGAGCAGGTGGTCGTCGAGGTCCAGCTGCGCACGATCGCGATGGACTTCTGGGCGAGCCTCGAGCACAAGATCTTCTACAAGTACGACCGGCACGTGCCGCAGCACCTGCGGGACTCGCTCGCGCAGGCCGCGGACGTCGCCGCCGCGCTCGACGCGACGATGGAGCGGATCCACGACGAGGTGAAGGCCATCGCCGAGGACGACACCGGCGACGCGCCGGAGCCGCTCAGCCCGGAGGAGGCGCTGCTGCGGGGCTTCTGGCGCACCGCGGAGGCCGCCGAGGCGGACCGGCACCGCGGGGACAGCTGA